In Halorussus limi, a genomic segment contains:
- a CDS encoding winged helix-turn-helix transcriptional regulator: MKLAEPTDFEILEALEEHGRNTAQNISLLLDKDRSYVNTRLPHLAELELVKRVGPAENSGLYEITDRGRAVLDHRDSYGDSDVDFDAVVERSIRTE; encoded by the coding sequence ATGAAACTCGCCGAACCGACGGACTTCGAGATACTCGAAGCGCTCGAAGAGCACGGCCGGAACACGGCCCAGAACATTTCACTCCTGTTGGACAAGGACCGAAGTTACGTGAACACTCGTCTGCCTCATCTAGCCGAACTCGAACTCGTCAAACGCGTCGGCCCGGCCGAGAACAGCGGCCTTTACGAGATTACCGACCGCGGGCGTGCGGTGCTCGACCACCGGGATTCGTACGGTGATTCGGACGTGGACTTCGACGCGGTCGTCGAGCGGAGCATTCGGACCGAGTGA
- a CDS encoding surface glycoprotein yields MNRNEARDKARAVFLAALMVLSVFGGSIAFTGSAVAANTDTVTIHDSVGGNQISVAQDGETVYIKATDGATTGGTQKVTVSNGNGGSITVTLADDGSGADGSSTGGAGDGNYWGSFTLVSGSSDDTKDKLSVADGNSASVTVDLDGMGAEDSATVTADYTAPDDPVSIVGGPIVSSNETGYSVTVNLTDDPEDGTLTVQLKNGSTTETASKDISGLSDDDSQEQEVSVSGIAASSFDDGTVEISAKMTDAAGNGNADGLTANTTVTKDATAPSINKFTVTHEDGMAKITINASEQLGSSDGAIAVEYNNETAKNQSLTRSDFAQSASNGGSYVYTYTQKAFEGTHTATVTSATDTFGNSWAGPKSDSVSVGSSPAYSNWNLASGEKIADDEHKIAVDIDDSQGINPDSIEVGIYNASGGLVSANTPNDAGVYFNGQTLSVYPGSDGVSALPDGEVTVKVFASDSNGNYSQTSRTFKVDASGPKVSPGTANNSYLTTDEPTLTFDITDTYSAVNPNTVEVTVKDADGNVLLDSATDSTTGVEFDGRTLTVDSSQKGVPALPQGDVTYVVTSADSVDNLNSSAFTYTVDSMQPRVTSVTVDDTPVNASNVGVERNVTVKFSEPMDQTVNPSVTVDVNGDGVTDATVNNNGTFGTNGFGPANTTWKGKITLPTKSADATAEVEVSNAKDKAGKSINTSVNNGTFLYDTQVPSAKANFSESTLNETLDLTEQFDISGENQTVTYEYNTNASGGFPAEDYQTVSSPESFDTTQFEDGNIKLKVTVTDDADNSDTASGTVLLDNYDPSVSSTLSEGELVYGDVNVSEAFTVSHTDGNAVTYEYNGSNNDSFTTIDLSTSTNVFDAETDELDTTQLEDGTLTFRVNVTDDANNKVSKTVNVTVNNLDVRTFEAEGLNGSDAGTAQVTFETNSNLSSLTVGVNSTDSYFGSSVTKTLTLDDFSRDYNATTGVVTYTATVDDRDGAYKATLISAVGENDQKLLNSDETSTFSTDGEDPHVTDAQIIDAGDSSTTVRVEFNEPVVDDLGSSELINVGDARVQASSVTADSAATKGFVKVTFGDNFQTGDSPALNVSDGAFVEDNYVGDSANATNASDTTTVHTIELNLKEGHNVVSLPAASGAVDLSEIDALTENDTVWAYDEDGWSHYTPGDNTSTLETLEGGQGYIFVMNHSATLDMNVYNQPGSSGSLESATPGSEDVHEGWNLVGHWQEGSQNRDVAFSAIEAGDFTTVYQQTENGRLSFSDVSSSENLEPGEGYWVLVTEDDGDVYGETAYAT; encoded by the coding sequence ATGAATCGGAACGAAGCACGCGACAAGGCGCGCGCGGTATTCCTCGCTGCGCTGATGGTCCTCTCCGTCTTCGGAGGGTCCATCGCGTTCACCGGGAGTGCCGTCGCGGCCAACACAGACACGGTTACCATCCACGACAGCGTGGGTGGGAACCAGATTTCGGTAGCACAGGACGGCGAAACAGTCTACATCAAAGCCACAGACGGTGCAACGACTGGTGGCACTCAGAAAGTTACCGTCTCGAATGGTAACGGTGGTTCCATCACCGTTACTCTCGCTGACGACGGAAGTGGCGCTGATGGCTCGTCCACCGGTGGAGCGGGCGACGGCAACTACTGGGGTTCGTTCACTCTCGTGAGTGGCTCCAGTGACGATACCAAGGACAAGCTCAGCGTCGCTGACGGCAACTCGGCGAGCGTGACCGTCGACCTCGACGGTATGGGCGCAGAAGATAGCGCCACCGTCACGGCCGACTACACCGCTCCCGACGACCCCGTCTCGATTGTTGGTGGGCCTATCGTGTCGAGTAACGAGACCGGTTACTCGGTCACGGTCAACCTGACCGACGACCCCGAGGACGGCACCCTGACCGTTCAGCTAAAGAACGGTTCGACGACCGAAACGGCGTCGAAGGATATCTCGGGCCTGTCGGACGATGACTCTCAAGAGCAAGAGGTGTCGGTGTCCGGTATTGCCGCCTCGAGCTTCGACGATGGCACGGTGGAAATCTCGGCGAAGATGACCGATGCCGCCGGGAACGGGAACGCCGACGGTCTCACCGCCAACACCACGGTCACGAAGGACGCGACGGCACCGTCCATTAACAAGTTCACCGTCACTCACGAGGACGGAATGGCCAAGATTACCATCAACGCCTCGGAGCAGCTAGGTTCCTCTGACGGTGCCATCGCCGTGGAGTACAACAACGAGACGGCCAAGAACCAGAGTCTGACTCGTTCGGACTTCGCCCAGAGTGCTTCGAACGGCGGTTCGTACGTCTACACGTACACGCAGAAGGCCTTCGAAGGGACTCACACGGCCACGGTGACCAGCGCCACTGATACCTTCGGGAACAGTTGGGCTGGCCCCAAGTCCGACTCGGTCAGTGTCGGCAGCAGTCCGGCATACAGCAACTGGAACTTGGCTTCCGGCGAGAAGATCGCGGACGACGAACACAAGATCGCAGTCGACATCGACGACTCGCAGGGCATCAACCCGGACAGCATCGAGGTCGGAATCTACAACGCAAGCGGCGGTCTGGTCTCGGCCAACACGCCCAACGACGCCGGCGTGTACTTCAACGGCCAGACGCTGTCCGTCTACCCCGGTAGCGACGGTGTGTCCGCGCTTCCGGACGGAGAGGTCACCGTGAAGGTGTTCGCGTCCGACTCGAACGGTAACTACAGCCAGACGAGTCGGACGTTCAAGGTCGACGCGTCTGGCCCGAAGGTGAGTCCCGGTACGGCTAACAACTCGTACCTCACCACCGACGAGCCGACGCTGACCTTCGACATCACGGACACGTACTCGGCGGTCAACCCGAACACCGTCGAAGTCACCGTCAAGGACGCTGACGGCAACGTCCTGCTCGACAGCGCGACCGACAGCACCACGGGCGTCGAGTTCGACGGCCGCACGCTGACCGTCGACTCGTCGCAGAAGGGCGTTCCGGCGCTTCCGCAGGGCGACGTTACGTACGTCGTGACCTCCGCGGACTCCGTGGACAACCTCAACTCGTCGGCGTTCACCTACACCGTCGACTCGATGCAGCCGCGGGTCACGAGCGTGACCGTCGACGACACGCCGGTGAACGCCAGCAACGTTGGCGTCGAGCGCAACGTTACGGTCAAGTTCAGCGAACCGATGGACCAGACCGTTAATCCGTCGGTTACGGTCGACGTCAACGGTGACGGTGTGACCGACGCCACCGTCAACAATAATGGAACCTTCGGGACGAACGGCTTCGGCCCGGCCAACACAACGTGGAAGGGTAAGATTACCCTCCCGACGAAGTCGGCCGACGCTACTGCGGAAGTCGAAGTCAGCAACGCCAAGGACAAGGCTGGAAAGTCGATTAACACGAGCGTGAACAACGGGACGTTCCTGTACGACACGCAGGTCCCGAGCGCGAAGGCGAACTTCAGTGAGAGTACGCTCAACGAAACGCTCGACCTCACCGAGCAGTTCGACATCAGCGGTGAGAACCAGACCGTCACCTACGAGTACAACACGAACGCGAGCGGCGGCTTCCCGGCCGAGGACTACCAGACCGTCTCCTCGCCGGAGAGCTTCGACACGACGCAGTTCGAGGACGGCAACATCAAGCTGAAGGTCACCGTCACTGACGACGCCGACAACAGCGACACCGCCAGCGGTACCGTCCTCCTCGACAACTACGACCCGTCGGTCTCGAGCACCCTCTCGGAAGGTGAACTCGTCTACGGCGACGTGAACGTCTCCGAGGCGTTCACTGTCTCGCACACTGACGGGAACGCAGTCACCTACGAGTACAACGGTTCGAACAACGATTCGTTCACGACCATCGACCTCAGTACGAGTACGAATGTCTTCGACGCGGAGACGGACGAACTCGACACGACCCAGCTCGAAGACGGGACGCTCACGTTCCGCGTGAACGTCACCGACGACGCTAACAACAAGGTCTCGAAGACGGTCAACGTTACCGTCAACAACCTCGACGTGCGCACGTTCGAGGCCGAAGGCCTGAACGGTAGCGACGCCGGAACGGCGCAGGTTACGTTCGAGACCAACTCGAACCTGAGTAGTCTCACCGTCGGCGTCAACAGCACCGACAGCTACTTCGGTAGCTCCGTGACGAAGACGCTCACGCTGGACGACTTCAGCCGTGACTACAACGCCACGACCGGCGTCGTCACCTACACGGCGACCGTCGACGACCGCGACGGTGCTTACAAGGCCACGCTGATCTCCGCCGTTGGGGAGAACGACCAGAAACTCCTCAATAGCGACGAGACCAGCACGTTCAGCACCGACGGCGAAGACCCGCACGTCACCGACGCGCAAATCATCGATGCGGGCGATTCGAGCACGACGGTCCGCGTCGAGTTCAACGAGCCCGTCGTCGACGACCTCGGTAGTTCGGAGCTCATCAACGTCGGCGACGCTCGCGTGCAGGCCAGTAGCGTCACCGCAGACAGCGCTGCTACCAAGGGCTTCGTCAAGGTCACCTTCGGCGACAACTTCCAGACGGGCGACTCGCCCGCACTGAACGTCTCCGACGGTGCCTTCGTCGAGGATAACTACGTTGGTGACTCCGCGAATGCCACCAACGCCTCGGACACCACCACGGTTCACACCATCGAACTGAACCTGAAAGAGGGCCACAACGTGGTCTCCCTACCCGCGGCGAGCGGTGCGGTCGACCTATCCGAGATCGATGCGCTGACGGAGAACGACACCGTCTGGGCGTACGACGAGGACGGATGGAGCCACTACACGCCCGGTGACAACACGAGCACGCTGGAAACGCTGGAAGGCGGCCAAGGGTATATCTTCGTGATGAACCACAGCGCCACCCTCGACATGAACGTCTACAACCAGCCCGGTAGCTCCGGAAGCCTGGAGTCCGCGACGCCCGGGTCGGAAGACGTCCACGAGGGCTGGAACCTGGTCGGTCACTGGCAGGAAGGCTCTCAGAACCGCGACGTCGCCTTCTCGGCCATCGAAGCCGGCGACTTCACCACCGTCTACCAGCAGACGGAGAACGGTCGCCTGAGCTTCTCCGACGTCTCCAGTAGCGAGAACCTCGAACCCGGCGAAGGGTACTGGGTCCTCGTGACCGAAGACGACGGCGACGTCTACGGCGAGACCGCCTACGCGACCTGA
- a CDS encoding SRPBCC family protein: MREVEVSAFVPAPPAAVERALTPEAVVEYEGSFEVRNVEQTDDGWTVTAGASGLSLRLDFEERPDGLAYRQRGEAGPFESMETEISVANENEGSRVTMRSSVGLGLPLASVSDRVAAWKRKGELRRALDRLAADV, encoded by the coding sequence ATGCGCGAAGTCGAAGTCTCGGCGTTCGTGCCCGCGCCGCCCGCGGCGGTCGAGCGCGCGCTCACGCCCGAGGCCGTGGTCGAGTACGAGGGGAGTTTCGAGGTACGGAACGTCGAGCAGACCGACGACGGGTGGACCGTGACCGCCGGCGCGAGCGGTCTGTCGCTCCGACTCGACTTCGAGGAGCGCCCGGACGGTCTCGCCTACCGCCAGCGCGGCGAGGCCGGACCCTTCGAGTCGATGGAGACCGAGATTTCGGTCGCGAACGAGAACGAGGGGAGCAGAGTCACGATGCGGTCGTCGGTCGGACTCGGGCTACCGCTGGCGAGCGTTTCGGACCGCGTGGCGGCGTGGAAGCGGAAGGGCGAACTCCGGCGGGCGCTCGACCGACTGGCCGCGGACGTGTGA
- a CDS encoding S9 family peptidase yields the protein METVRATDYHDIVQVEEPRVSPDGERVAFVRKVPADDDEYEATVHVVPVGGDQPRQFTVSEGVDSQPRWSPSGDRIAFVSTRGADDDRPQLWIVPTDGGEARQVTDVVGGVAEIAWSPDERRIAFTQQVTADDREEDRDTGLDGEDFEPEDPDPRVIDRKVYRADQRYFDGKRSHVYVVDLDGEAQRASGGRAGDSRGEVRRLTDGDHDHLNPEWADATTLLYGARRTGDPDDNIVIDVVEYDLDAGEETETVMQTTGWTPMLAAASDGRLAYAHTPEENATLRQTEIEVLDRETGEVTTPTEGLDRTLSTAMAPQWGPDEENLYFLTPDEGDYAVWRAPGDAEADPRRVVGDGEIEDATVGPDKVAFVRSEWDHPGDVFVSTLGGAESRRLTRVNSDYLDDRAVSQPEEIRFENGSGDEIQGWVLTPPDFDPDETYPLAVEIHGGPHAMWSTSGTMWHEFQLLAARGYVVFWSNPRGSTGYGEEFMAALGGGQWGPPAYEDVMAGVDEVASRDYVDEDDVYVTGGSYGGYMTTWIVGHTDRFSGAVSQRGVYELNSFYGSTDAFKLIEWDFDATPWDDHEFLWERSPTAYADEVDTPTLLIHSDDDYRVPVNNAEMLYLTYKKNGVETRLVRYPREGHELSRSGEPAHVVDRLERIVRWFDGYSDHHDAPKALERGDEGLSAGEEDEGGDEDDDEETGDRQADGETGGE from the coding sequence ATGGAAACGGTTCGTGCGACCGATTATCACGACATCGTACAGGTCGAGGAGCCGCGCGTCTCGCCCGACGGCGAGCGAGTCGCCTTCGTCCGGAAAGTGCCCGCGGACGACGACGAGTACGAGGCGACGGTACACGTGGTCCCGGTCGGCGGCGACCAGCCGCGTCAGTTCACCGTCTCGGAGGGCGTAGACAGCCAGCCGCGGTGGAGTCCGAGCGGCGACCGCATCGCGTTCGTCAGCACGCGGGGCGCGGACGACGACCGGCCGCAACTCTGGATTGTGCCCACCGACGGGGGCGAGGCCCGGCAAGTGACCGACGTGGTCGGCGGCGTCGCCGAAATCGCGTGGTCGCCCGACGAACGCAGAATCGCGTTCACCCAGCAGGTCACGGCGGACGACCGCGAGGAGGACCGCGACACCGGTCTCGACGGCGAGGACTTCGAACCGGAAGACCCAGACCCGCGGGTCATCGACCGGAAGGTCTACCGGGCGGACCAGCGCTACTTCGACGGGAAACGCTCGCACGTCTACGTCGTGGACCTCGATGGCGAGGCGCAACGCGCCTCGGGAGGTCGAGCGGGGGACTCGCGAGGCGAAGTGAGGCGACTCACAGACGGCGACCACGACCACCTGAACCCCGAGTGGGCCGACGCGACGACGCTGCTCTACGGCGCGCGCCGGACCGGGGACCCCGACGACAACATCGTCATCGACGTGGTGGAGTACGACCTCGACGCGGGCGAGGAGACGGAGACCGTCATGCAGACGACGGGGTGGACGCCGATGCTCGCGGCCGCGAGCGACGGCCGACTCGCCTACGCCCACACGCCGGAGGAGAACGCGACGCTGAGACAGACCGAAATCGAGGTGCTGGATCGAGAGACCGGTGAGGTGACGACGCCGACCGAGGGCCTCGACCGGACGCTTTCGACGGCGATGGCGCCCCAGTGGGGACCCGACGAGGAGAATCTCTACTTCCTGACGCCCGACGAGGGCGACTACGCCGTCTGGCGCGCGCCGGGCGACGCCGAGGCCGACCCTCGGCGCGTCGTCGGCGACGGCGAAATCGAGGACGCCACGGTCGGGCCGGACAAGGTGGCCTTCGTCCGGTCGGAGTGGGACCACCCCGGCGACGTGTTCGTCTCGACGCTCGGCGGTGCCGAGTCCCGACGGCTCACCCGGGTCAACAGCGACTACCTCGACGACCGGGCGGTCTCCCAACCCGAGGAAATCCGGTTCGAGAACGGCTCCGGCGACGAGATTCAGGGCTGGGTGCTCACGCCACCGGACTTCGACCCCGACGAAACCTACCCCCTCGCGGTCGAAATCCACGGCGGCCCCCACGCGATGTGGTCCACCAGCGGGACGATGTGGCACGAGTTCCAACTACTCGCGGCGCGGGGGTACGTCGTCTTCTGGTCGAACCCCCGCGGTTCGACGGGGTACGGCGAGGAGTTCATGGCCGCGCTCGGAGGCGGCCAGTGGGGACCGCCCGCCTACGAGGACGTGATGGCCGGGGTGGACGAAGTGGCGAGTCGCGACTACGTGGACGAGGACGACGTGTACGTCACCGGCGGGAGCTACGGCGGTTACATGACGACGTGGATAGTCGGCCACACCGACCGGTTCTCGGGCGCGGTCAGCCAACGCGGCGTCTACGAACTCAACAGTTTCTACGGGTCGACCGACGCCTTCAAACTCATCGAGTGGGACTTCGACGCGACGCCGTGGGACGACCACGAGTTCCTCTGGGAGCGGTCGCCCACGGCCTACGCCGACGAGGTGGACACCCCGACGCTGCTGATTCACAGCGACGACGACTACCGGGTCCCGGTGAACAACGCCGAGATGCTCTATCTCACGTACAAGAAGAACGGCGTGGAGACCCGACTGGTCCGCTACCCGCGCGAGGGCCACGAACTCTCCCGGAGCGGCGAACCGGCCCACGTCGTGGACCGACTCGAGCGCATCGTGCGCTGGTTCGACGGCTACTCGGACCACCACGACGCGCCGAAGGCGCTGGAGCGCGGCGACGAGGGTCTCTCCGCGGGCGAAGAGGACGAAGGCGGTGACGAAGACGATGACGAGGAGACAGGCGACCGACAAGCCGACGGAGAGACGGGCGGAGAGTAG
- the upp gene encoding uracil phosphoribosyltransferase, protein MTIEDRGDAKLVTHALAQDTLSKLRDVETEQVGFRKGLVKLGRICGYEIIDGAMETEYVSIETPLTETTGQRVKGLDDVVIINVLRAATPFVEGLLKAFPRAKQGVISAGRNEEAGRDEDGTFPITIDYVKLPEIQEKDTVIVADPMLATGSTMCAVLDEVLNEQPNPEDLFVLSAVSAPEGLLRVGDEFDEADLLTVAIDDELNDEGFIVPGLGDAGDRAFRTK, encoded by the coding sequence ATGACCATCGAAGACCGCGGGGACGCCAAGCTAGTCACCCACGCCTTGGCACAGGACACGCTCTCGAAGCTCCGGGACGTAGAGACCGAGCAGGTCGGCTTCCGGAAGGGCCTCGTCAAACTCGGCCGCATCTGCGGCTACGAAATCATCGACGGCGCGATGGAGACCGAGTACGTCTCCATCGAGACGCCCCTGACCGAGACGACCGGCCAGCGCGTCAAGGGACTCGACGACGTGGTCATCATCAACGTCCTCCGGGCCGCGACGCCCTTCGTGGAGGGCCTGCTGAAGGCGTTCCCGCGCGCCAAACAGGGCGTCATCAGCGCGGGCCGCAACGAAGAGGCGGGCCGCGACGAGGACGGCACCTTCCCCATCACCATCGACTACGTGAAACTCCCCGAGATTCAGGAGAAAGACACCGTCATCGTCGCCGACCCGATGCTCGCCACCGGGTCGACGATGTGCGCGGTGCTGGACGAGGTACTGAACGAGCAACCGAACCCCGAAGACCTGTTCGTCCTCTCGGCGGTCAGCGCGCCCGAGGGCCTGCTCCGCGTGGGCGACGAGTTCGACGAGGCCGACCTGCTGACGGTCGCCATCGACGACGAACTCAACGACGAGGGATTCATCGTGCCCGGACTGGGCGACGCCGGGGACCGAGCGTTCCGGACGAAGTAG
- a CDS encoding carboxypeptidase-like regulatory domain-containing protein has translation MTENALLKKRFVQLAAAVFAAMLVASVAGVAAGQPAPPHHFRGTVSDQNGDPVEGVTVEVVYNGEVINQTTTDSNGEYGVDVADPDDGESDEQLTIRVANGNASAQETWESGENTKNDFTVGELSTTTTTTPTSTTTSTSTPSGTTTTTATTATTTSSTGGGGGNTGGGGGGGGGGGGGGGGGSAGGGNTGGSADTTTTTTETTASDDQSSNDGSDSADDTVTEKAISNDTETATKDGSGDDTTQSSNSDDETTTGGSGTGAPGFGTTAALVALVAAALLAIRRSN, from the coding sequence ATGACAGAAAATGCACTACTCAAGAAGCGGTTCGTGCAGCTAGCTGCGGCGGTGTTCGCGGCGATGCTGGTTGCGAGCGTCGCAGGCGTTGCTGCGGGACAACCTGCTCCGCCCCACCACTTCCGCGGGACCGTGAGCGACCAGAACGGCGACCCGGTCGAGGGCGTCACGGTCGAAGTCGTCTACAACGGCGAAGTCATCAACCAGACGACGACGGATTCCAACGGGGAGTACGGCGTCGACGTGGCGGACCCGGACGACGGTGAATCGGACGAGCAGTTGACCATCCGCGTCGCGAACGGCAACGCGAGCGCCCAAGAGACGTGGGAGTCCGGCGAAAACACGAAGAACGACTTCACAGTCGGCGAACTGTCCACGACGACAACGACCACGCCGACGTCGACTACCACCAGCACGTCGACTCCGTCCGGTACCACCACGACCACGGCGACCACGGCCACGACGACGTCGTCGACCGGCGGTGGCGGCGGTAACACCGGCGGCGGCGGTGGTGGCGGTGGCGGCGGTGGTGGCGGTGGTGGCGGCGGTAGCGCCGGTGGCGGCAACACCGGCGGCAGCGCCGACACCACGACGACCACGACCGAGACGACCGCTTCCGACGACCAGAGTTCGAACGACGGAAGCGACTCGGCCGACGACACGGTGACGGAGAAAGCGATCAGCAACGACACCGAGACGGCCACGAAGGACGGTTCCGGTGATGATACGACGCAGTCGTCGAACTCCGACGACGAGACGACCACCGGCGGTAGCGGAACCGGTGCCCCCGGTTTCGGAACCACTGCGGCTCTCGTCGCGCTCGTCGCGGCCGCGCTGCTCGCGATCCGCCGCAGCAACTAG
- a CDS encoding DUF7569 family protein — protein sequence MTDDEADPCDDCRDPVSDALARTVRLTVDRSQIDSQRLCPECFADWIDRYESEMQPDERPVIEDGDTDIIVD from the coding sequence ATGACAGACGACGAGGCCGACCCTTGCGACGACTGCCGGGACCCCGTCTCGGACGCGCTGGCGCGCACCGTCCGACTCACCGTGGACCGCTCGCAAATCGACAGCCAGCGACTCTGTCCCGAGTGCTTCGCCGACTGGATAGACCGCTACGAGTCCGAGATGCAACCCGACGAGCGTCCGGTCATCGAGGATGGCGACACCGACATCATCGTGGACTGA
- a CDS encoding universal stress protein — protein MSDDDYCIAVAVGNPDNAEQLVRTARDVARERDGEVFVVGVVVTPQESPFALFTDEVIAREFGGERRGVLDRAVSVASGTGVPVSGKLFVASSVARGVLHGIRERDCDALLLGWQERTRQNAVLGTNVDRIVRRADCDVLVEKIGALAGTVEAVLLPVAESRHADLAVSVARAIAANNGAHVTLLRVVESPSEESEARELLAAKADSLSGVEVETAVREGDVSAVIVAESERHDVTVLGATRRGAIRRRVVGSTPRAVGRRAKGTIILAKRGSESLASRVFRL, from the coding sequence ATGAGCGACGACGACTACTGCATCGCCGTCGCGGTGGGCAACCCCGACAACGCCGAGCAGTTGGTCCGGACCGCGAGGGACGTTGCCCGCGAACGCGACGGCGAAGTGTTCGTGGTCGGCGTCGTCGTCACGCCCCAAGAGTCGCCGTTCGCGCTGTTCACCGACGAGGTTATCGCCCGCGAATTCGGCGGCGAGCGACGGGGCGTCCTCGACCGGGCGGTGTCGGTCGCCTCCGGGACCGGTGTGCCGGTCAGCGGCAAACTGTTCGTCGCCTCGTCGGTGGCCCGCGGGGTCCTCCACGGCATCCGAGAGCGCGACTGCGACGCGCTACTGCTCGGTTGGCAGGAGCGGACCCGACAGAACGCGGTCCTCGGGACCAACGTCGACCGCATCGTGCGCCGGGCGGACTGCGACGTGCTGGTCGAGAAAATCGGCGCGCTCGCCGGAACGGTCGAAGCGGTTCTCCTGCCGGTGGCCGAGAGCCGACACGCCGACCTCGCGGTGTCGGTGGCGCGGGCCATCGCGGCCAACAACGGCGCCCACGTGACGCTGCTCCGAGTCGTCGAGTCGCCGAGCGAGGAGTCCGAGGCCCGCGAGTTGCTCGCGGCGAAGGCCGACTCGCTGTCGGGCGTCGAAGTCGAGACCGCGGTCCGGGAGGGCGACGTCTCGGCGGTCATCGTCGCGGAGTCCGAGCGCCACGACGTGACGGTCCTCGGCGCGACCCGGAGGGGCGCGATTCGGCGGCGAGTCGTGGGTTCGACGCCCCGAGCGGTCGGACGGCGCGCGAAGGGGACGATTATTCTCGCCAAGCGCGGCAGCGAGTCGCTGGCGTCGCGGGTGTTCCGGTTGTAG
- a CDS encoding winged helix-turn-helix domain-containing protein: MKLTTPTDFDILKALSDGKRNNAVNLAHELDKNRAYVNTRLPILADYGLVERVGPAPNSGLYAITEKGRAVLENRSKYREEDVDFDAAVEETLESRSDAE, from the coding sequence ATGAAGCTCACTACCCCGACGGACTTCGATATTCTGAAGGCCCTCTCTGACGGAAAACGGAACAACGCGGTCAACCTCGCTCACGAACTCGACAAGAACCGTGCGTACGTGAACACGCGACTGCCGATTCTGGCGGACTACGGGCTCGTCGAACGTGTGGGCCCCGCCCCGAACAGCGGTCTCTACGCCATCACCGAGAAGGGCAGGGCCGTTCTCGAAAACCGCTCGAAGTACCGAGAGGAGGACGTGGATTTCGACGCCGCCGTCGAAGAAACGCTCGAGTCGCGGTCCGACGCCGAGTAA